One stretch of Pradoshia sp. D12 DNA includes these proteins:
- a CDS encoding disulfide oxidoreductase, whose amino-acid sequence MQKKIINRDNALFLAFAAAFIAMAGSLYFSEIKGYEPCVLCWYQRIVMYPFTVILVLAIWKKDYHIAFYTMILSAIGACISTYHVLIQKVPFFTDRAVTCGRIPCTGDYINWLGFITIPMLALIAFIIIFVCSLYIFKVTKGETK is encoded by the coding sequence AAAAGAAAATTATAAATCGTGACAACGCCCTTTTTCTGGCATTTGCTGCAGCCTTTATAGCGATGGCCGGCAGTCTGTATTTTTCAGAAATAAAAGGCTATGAGCCATGTGTTTTATGTTGGTATCAGCGAATTGTGATGTATCCTTTTACTGTAATCCTTGTGCTGGCAATCTGGAAAAAAGATTATCATATTGCTTTTTATACAATGATTTTATCTGCCATCGGAGCGTGCATTTCAACCTATCACGTGCTTATTCAGAAGGTACCGTTTTTTACGGATCGTGCTGTTACATGCGGCCGAATTCCGTGTACAGGCGACTATATTAACTGGCTTGGCTTCATAACTATACCAATGCTTGCATTAATTGCTTTTATCATCATATTTGTATGCAGCTTGTATATATTTAAAGTGACAAAGGGGGAAACAAAATGA